Proteins found in one Subtercola endophyticus genomic segment:
- a CDS encoding antitoxin VbhA family protein, with protein MMIVESRALQVEEARHSAEIEGLTVSKETLADADSYVAGEIDSNELVERVRARYGLT; from the coding sequence ATGATGATTGTCGAGTCGCGCGCGCTGCAGGTAGAAGAGGCACGTCACAGCGCCGAAATCGAGGGCCTGACCGTGTCGAAGGAGACTCTCGCCGACGCCGATTCTTATGTTGCGGGCGAGATCGATTCGAATGAACTCGTCGAGCGGGTTCGTGCCAGGTATGGTCTCACCTGA
- a CDS encoding (deoxy)nucleoside triphosphate pyrophosphohydrolase: MRRTIGLRIDSVWLVRPLSSRWNPEVVHVFVVGAVIAHGGKVLCCRRAPGKASAGLWEFPGGKIEAGETPEQALAREIQEELGVPILVGDLVLRAITSVDGREIDLACYWATLQHDAPSASTDHDQVSGCPEEVSTGAPRSSPSVRCARNPAPARSRSVHARAPTTSWLRRSRRTSRCTSQAPSRYCRRARASAAQCRRMPSARLRNRPGVQTRSARQYARARSPQMVRVHKNR; the protein is encoded by the coding sequence ATGCGCCGCACAATTGGGCTGCGGATCGACTCGGTATGGTTGGTTAGACCGCTTAGCTCGAGATGGAATCCGGAGGTGGTACATGTGTTTGTTGTAGGCGCGGTCATCGCACACGGGGGCAAAGTCCTGTGCTGCCGCAGAGCCCCAGGCAAAGCCTCTGCTGGCCTGTGGGAGTTCCCTGGCGGCAAGATCGAAGCCGGCGAAACGCCTGAGCAAGCTCTGGCCCGCGAGATCCAAGAAGAACTCGGCGTCCCGATCCTCGTCGGCGACCTGGTCCTCCGCGCAATCACCTCGGTAGACGGGCGCGAGATAGATCTCGCCTGCTACTGGGCAACTCTCCAACACGACGCACCGTCGGCGAGCACCGACCACGATCAGGTGTCGGGATGCCCGGAAGAAGTATCGACGGGCGCACCCCGTTCATCACCTTCTGTGCGGTGTGCACGTAATCCAGCACCTGCCCGATCGCGTTCCGTACATGCCCGCGCGCCGACGACTTCTTGGCTTCGACGATCTCGCCGGACGTCTCGTTGTACAAGTCAGGCTCCATCACGGTATTGCCGACGGGCACGCGCAAGCGCCGCACAGTGTCGCCGCATGCCATCAGCCAGGCTCCGAAATCGGCCTGGAGTTCAAACTCGATCCGCCAGACAGTACGCCCGTGCTCGCTCGCCTCAAATGGTTCGAGTTCATAAGAATCGCTAG
- a CDS encoding Txe/YoeB family addiction module toxin — translation MKFVWDEDAWADYEWWQVQDRRLVKRINTLLHDIARNGNEGIGKPEPLKHGFQGYWSRRITDEHRLVYRVEGDELRIAGCRYHYGS, via the coding sequence GTGAAGTTCGTCTGGGACGAAGATGCGTGGGCAGACTACGAGTGGTGGCAGGTTCAAGATCGCAGACTCGTCAAACGGATCAATACGCTTCTCCACGACATTGCTCGCAATGGGAACGAGGGCATCGGGAAGCCTGAGCCTCTGAAGCACGGTTTTCAGGGCTATTGGTCACGTCGAATAACGGACGAACACCGACTTGTGTACCGAGTCGAAGGCGACGAACTCCGAATAGCGGGATGCCGCTACCACTACGGTTCCTGA
- a CDS encoding (deoxy)nucleoside triphosphate pyrophosphohydrolase encodes MIVVGAVIAHAGKVLCCRRAPGKASAGLWEFPGGKVEAGETPEQALAREIQEELDVPILVGDLILRATTSVDGREIDLACYWATLHQDAPAASTDHDEMVWLPITELMSLDWAKPDLAAVSRLIAQEPAETSG; translated from the coding sequence GTGATAGTTGTCGGCGCTGTCATCGCACACGCGGGAAAAGTCCTGTGCTGCCGCAGAGCCCCAGGCAAAGCCTCTGCTGGCCTGTGGGAATTCCCTGGCGGCAAAGTCGAAGCCGGCGAAACGCCTGAGCAAGCTCTGGCCCGCGAGATCCAAGAAGAACTAGACGTCCCAATCCTCGTCGGCGACCTGATCCTCCGCGCAACCACCTCAGTAGACGGGCGCGAGATTGATCTCGCCTGCTACTGGGCAACTCTCCACCAAGACGCGCCAGCCGCGAGCACCGACCACGATGAGATGGTCTGGCTACCGATCACCGAACTGATGTCGCTCGATTGGGCCAAACCAGACCTGGCCGCAGTCTCGCGTCTCATCGCTCAAGAGCCGGCAGAGACGTCGGGCTGA
- a CDS encoding (deoxy)nucleoside triphosphate pyrophosphohydrolase, translated as MHLDHRPGEQRVIVVGAVIAHAGKVLCCRRAPAKASAGLWEFPGGKVEADETPEQALAREIHEELGVPILVGDLVLRATTSVDGRKIDLACYWATLQQDAPAASTDHDEMVWLPIADLMSLDWAKPDLPAVSRLIAQESAETSG; from the coding sequence ATGCATCTTGACCACCGACCAGGAGAGCAACGCGTGATAGTAGTTGGCGCGGTCATCGCTCACGCGGGGAAGGTCTTATGCTGTCGAAGAGCCCCAGCCAAAGCCTCAGCTGGCCTGTGGGAGTTCCCGGGCGGCAAAGTCGAAGCCGACGAAACGCCTGAGCAAGCTCTGGCCCGCGAGATCCACGAAGAACTGGGCGTCCCGATCCTGGTCGGCGACCTGGTCCTCCGCGCAACCACCTCGGTAGACGGGCGCAAGATTGATCTCGCCTGTTACTGGGCAACTCTCCAACAAGACGCGCCAGCGGCGAGCACCGATCACGATGAAATGGTCTGGCTACCTATAGCCGACCTGATGTCGCTCGATTGGGCCAAACCAGACCTCCCCGCAGTCTCGCGTCTCATCGCTCAAGAGTCGGCAGAGACGTCGGGCTGA
- a CDS encoding sporulation-delaying protein SdpB family protein — protein sequence MPRLKILTWFEDRVMDFVIGFDHRNRWFGIGRSLIAVSGLTVLLFTPIAALTVPVGASPGTMCDGIRAASVLCVGDPSQFVEARRWVMIILLAIVASGYRPRFTAALQLWVALTLSVSITLPDGGEGIGLILALLMLPLCLADDRRWHWQAPTTRINVSWQTIAVVAQLAVRVQLAFIYLDSAISKFAVDDWANGTAEYFILRDQTFGNGGPLRDVLLAVSSWPLGTLALTWGAIGIEIAIGLCLLLSWRWRMAGFVLDVALHVMIVVTMGLFSFSLVMVGGAAIAANPCGRPEVEREARRLARVSDAMKQQDASMSAVKPVGKARSALARRIATGKADPINPVERAIVAELRVSYERRYGRLGARGDTWQN from the coding sequence ATGCCACGGCTGAAGATACTCACCTGGTTCGAAGATCGCGTGATGGACTTTGTTATCGGGTTCGATCATCGGAATCGGTGGTTCGGTATCGGCCGCTCGCTGATCGCAGTGAGCGGTTTGACCGTTCTGTTATTCACGCCAATTGCTGCACTCACAGTGCCAGTCGGCGCCTCGCCCGGCACGATGTGCGACGGAATTCGCGCGGCATCCGTACTTTGTGTCGGCGACCCCAGTCAGTTCGTCGAGGCCAGGCGCTGGGTCATGATCATCCTGCTCGCCATCGTCGCGTCGGGCTACCGGCCCAGATTCACGGCGGCGCTCCAGCTGTGGGTAGCGCTCACACTCTCCGTAAGCATCACGCTGCCCGACGGCGGCGAAGGCATCGGGCTAATTCTCGCCCTCTTGATGTTGCCACTTTGCCTGGCGGATGATCGGCGGTGGCATTGGCAGGCTCCGACGACTCGCATAAACGTGTCGTGGCAGACGATCGCGGTCGTCGCTCAGCTCGCCGTTCGGGTACAGCTCGCGTTCATCTATCTCGACAGCGCCATCAGTAAGTTCGCCGTGGACGACTGGGCGAATGGCACGGCCGAGTACTTCATCCTTCGCGATCAGACGTTCGGGAATGGTGGGCCGCTTCGCGATGTGCTGCTCGCAGTGTCATCGTGGCCTCTGGGAACTCTTGCTCTGACCTGGGGTGCAATTGGGATCGAGATCGCCATCGGCCTCTGCCTGTTGTTGTCGTGGAGGTGGCGAATGGCCGGCTTCGTACTCGATGTCGCTCTTCACGTGATGATCGTGGTCACGATGGGGCTATTCAGCTTCTCGCTGGTCATGGTCGGCGGGGCAGCGATCGCGGCGAATCCGTGCGGGCGGCCTGAGGTCGAACGGGAGGCGCGGAGGTTGGCGCGCGTGAGCGACGCGATGAAGCAGCAGGACGCCTCAATGAGTGCGGTGAAGCCCGTGGGCAAAGCGAGGAGTGCACTTGCCCGTCGCATCGCGACCGGTAAGGCCGATCCGATCAATCCTGTGGAGCGCGCGATCGTTGCCGAGCTTCGTGTGTCATACGAGAGACGCTATGGACGCCTGGGAGCACGAGGTGACACATGGCAAAATTGA
- a CDS encoding SdpA family antimicrobial peptide system protein, whose product MTGEAPSPAARAEREGRFWLRIGVPFVVSIVGIFGFLLAASFFTLPSNVVATRTDASGARLVFNLLASENFAFFTRDPESPAVGAYAVSDGQYPSLLITPQNLQRNLFGLTRTQRAQGPEIALLANNTGLTWTDCAEGSSPESCLTAAAALPTLSLSNSSPVSTVCGDVILTQEQPVEWSFRNLVPSTSIVQKYAHVDVQCHG is encoded by the coding sequence GTGACCGGAGAAGCGCCCTCCCCCGCCGCTCGCGCGGAGAGGGAGGGCCGTTTCTGGCTACGAATCGGAGTTCCGTTCGTCGTTTCGATTGTCGGCATTTTCGGCTTCTTGCTCGCGGCAAGCTTCTTCACGCTGCCGAGCAATGTGGTTGCGACCCGAACGGACGCAAGCGGGGCCCGCCTCGTGTTCAACCTTCTCGCATCCGAGAACTTCGCGTTCTTCACGCGAGACCCCGAATCCCCCGCCGTCGGAGCATATGCGGTTTCTGACGGGCAGTACCCGAGCTTGCTCATCACGCCTCAGAATCTTCAGCGAAACCTCTTCGGGCTGACCAGAACGCAGCGGGCCCAAGGGCCGGAGATTGCTCTGCTGGCAAACAACACCGGTCTGACGTGGACCGATTGCGCCGAGGGCAGCTCCCCTGAGTCATGTCTCACCGCTGCCGCCGCTCTGCCGACTTTGTCACTATCGAATTCGAGCCCGGTCTCGACCGTATGCGGCGACGTGATTCTTACCCAAGAGCAACCGGTCGAGTGGAGTTTCAGAAACCTCGTGCCATCGACTTCGATCGTGCAGAAGTACGCCCACGTGGACGTGCAATGCCACGGCTGA
- a CDS encoding SdpI family protein produces the protein MLAINVVGLIQALRGTIPRNSIVGFRTRATQRSDASWAAGQRVGWSVRALLIPVYAIGLGLTISMSVIGGIWSALVPIVASCAVLDILDSAVAIVLANRAAMR, from the coding sequence ATGTTGGCCATCAACGTCGTCGGACTTATCCAAGCCCTTCGCGGGACGATCCCTCGCAATAGCATCGTCGGATTCAGGACCCGAGCCACCCAGAGATCGGATGCCTCCTGGGCAGCCGGCCAGCGAGTTGGCTGGTCGGTGCGTGCTCTGCTGATTCCCGTCTATGCGATCGGGTTGGGGCTCACCATCAGCATGAGTGTCATCGGGGGCATCTGGAGCGCGCTTGTGCCGATCGTGGCGAGCTGCGCGGTTTTGGACATCCTCGACTCGGCCGTCGCGATTGTGCTCGCTAATCGGGCCGCCATGCGCTGA
- a CDS encoding type II toxin-antitoxin system Phd/YefM family antitoxin, whose protein sequence is MRNSSAQPSPRRRTILRTRRVAMRTMSYSESRAHYAETLSAVVDDREEVIITRAGHEPVVIVSLAEYESLKETAYLLRNPANARRLLGAIDRLESGRGAERDLIE, encoded by the coding sequence ATGCGAAATTCATCGGCACAACCAAGCCCTCGACGGCGTACAATTTTACGTACAAGGAGGGTTGCCATGCGGACCATGTCTTACTCGGAGTCACGAGCGCACTACGCCGAAACGCTCTCGGCGGTTGTCGACGACCGTGAAGAGGTAATAATCACTCGCGCAGGGCACGAGCCTGTGGTTATCGTCTCGCTCGCCGAGTACGAATCTCTCAAAGAGACTGCGTACCTCCTTCGCAATCCCGCGAACGCGCGTCGCCTTCTCGGCGCAATCGATCGACTTGAGAGTGGCCGGGGTGCTGAACGGGATCTCATCGAGTGA
- a CDS encoding ribbon-helix-helix domain-containing protein, which produces MSTTENENKRGEKLSEWVETLDHISADAIVVRGNGKDSGRALLEAALGSAEAVDKAIGRPNLSGVSGRGESPVRQVRLPRALDQALVERAASEHRKPSEIVREALSAYLGNAS; this is translated from the coding sequence ATGAGCACGACTGAGAATGAGAACAAGCGCGGCGAAAAACTCAGCGAGTGGGTTGAGACGCTCGACCACATTTCCGCCGACGCGATCGTTGTGCGTGGAAATGGTAAAGACTCCGGCCGAGCGCTCCTCGAAGCAGCCCTCGGTTCCGCTGAAGCTGTTGACAAAGCAATCGGTCGCCCGAACCTCAGCGGTGTTTCCGGTCGGGGAGAATCCCCTGTTCGCCAGGTGCGCCTCCCGCGCGCCCTCGATCAAGCCCTCGTTGAGCGCGCAGCGTCTGAACATCGCAAGCCCAGCGAAATCGTCAGGGAGGCGCTCTCCGCGTACCTCGGCAATGCATCTTGA
- a CDS encoding ribbon-helix-helix domain-containing protein: MSTTENENKRGERLSEWAETLDHISADAIVVRGNGRDSGRALLEAAPGSAEAVDKAIGRPNLSGVSGRGESPVRQVRLPRALDQALVERAASEHRKPSEIVREALAAYLGKAS, encoded by the coding sequence ATGAGCACGACTGAGAACGAAAACAAGCGCGGCGAAAGACTCAGCGAGTGGGCTGAGACGCTCGACCACATTTCCGCCGACGCGATCGTCGTGCGCGGAAACGGCAGAGACTCCGGCCGAGCGCTCCTTGAAGCAGCCCCCGGTTCCGCTGAAGCTGTTGACAAAGCAATCGGCCGCCCGAACCTCAGTGGTGTCTCCGGTCGAGGAGAATCCCCTGTTCGCCAGGTGCGCCTCCCGCGCGCCCTCGATCAAGCCCTCGTTGAGCGCGCAGCGTCTGAACACCGCAAGCCCAGCGAAATCGTCAGGGAGGCTCTCGCCGCATACCTCGGCAAGGCATCTTGA
- a CDS encoding DUF2510 domain-containing protein translates to MAASILARLEPASGGGNVANASAAWYPVHDGRLRWWNGILWTDHFHEPAANLPPAGWYADTRPD, encoded by the coding sequence GTGGCGGCATCAATTCTCGCTAGGCTCGAGCCAGCATCCGGGGGAGGGAATGTGGCTAACGCGTCAGCAGCGTGGTACCCGGTACATGATGGCCGCCTGCGTTGGTGGAACGGCATCCTTTGGACTGATCATTTCCACGAGCCGGCGGCTAATCTTCCGCCAGCCGGATGGTACGCCGATACCAGGCCGGACTGA